A window from Sulfurimonas sp. C5 encodes these proteins:
- a CDS encoding ATP-dependent Clp protease proteolytic subunit, producing QELNEILAANTGQKLATIEKDTDRDNFMSAEESKKYGMIDEVLVKSEKE from the coding sequence CAAGAACTCAACGAGATTTTGGCTGCAAATACAGGTCAAAAACTTGCAACGATCGAAAAAGATACTGATCGTGATAACTTCATGAGTGCCGAAGAATCAAAAAAATACGGTATGATTGATGAAGTGCTCGTTAAAAGTGAAAAAGAGTAG